A single region of the Candidatus Nitrospira nitrificans genome encodes:
- a CDS encoding efflux RND transporter permease subunit yields MLTKLLEFSLRQRILVLILSAGLAAGGLYAFKTIPIDAFPDVTTILVQVVTKAEGLSPAEIERFITFPIELQLRGAPGLTEIRSFSKVGASIITAVFRDDIDIYLARQLVLERVLEVQDLFPPGASSQLVPNYTGLGEVYQFYLEGPHDNEPDHRTTVEELTERRTLVDWVIRPLLKGLPDVVDVNSMGGYVKQYQVVVHPGLLRKYDLALHDVFDAVAKNNANAGGSLLEKEEEKYIVRGIGLIRTLNDIGNIVLREVDGTPVYVRNVAEVRFGHAVRHGATLLNGSREVVSGLVLMLRGGNAREVVHAVKEKIDEIHDKHILPDGLRIVPYYDRMELVNAALHTVYKALIEGIIFVVIVLYLFLGSIRSALAVTIVLIVAPLCTFIVMRYYDLSANLMSLGGLAISLGMITDAAIIQVENVARHLSEASEEDRRSVERRLPIVLKGVAEVRGPSLFGELIIALTFVPILGLVGMEGKMFGPLALTIMMALFVSLLLSFTLSPALCLLLLKGSHHEDPFLVRWAKKGYRPMLDWAFAHRLLLLGVAGAMLAGSLALFPFLGGEFIPILNEVAITPQTIRHPSISLEESIQIEKEMQRAVMEFPEVTKVLSKIGRSEIGNDPQEPNASDPVVALKPMEEWTTAETKAELDHAVRKRLEQIPGATFLLSQPIQQRVDELLSGVRSEATVKVLGDDLNVLRKTAEQIRGIMSEVRGVADIRVEQLFGQVYLAIDIDREKIARRGINVAHIQDIVSTAIGMEPATQVYEGQKRFDLTLRYPEPFRNSVETIRNILLRGATGTLIPLGDLAQVELREGPALISREQLQRRIYIGFNTHGRDIGSIVAEAQKKIDKIKLPSNYHIVWGGSFENMQRAMARLKIIVPITIGIMFLLLYVSFNSFRYATLIMLNLPLALIGGIVGLWVTGEYLSVPASVGFINLFGIAVLNGIVLLSYIAQLRENTESAKEAAVQGCMLRLRPVLMTATVALLALTPLALATGVGSEVQRPLAVVVIGGLLTSTTLTLLVLPILFPWFEPKQKMSKG; encoded by the coding sequence ATGCTCACCAAGCTTCTCGAGTTTTCCCTTCGGCAACGGATTCTTGTCCTTATTTTGTCCGCAGGCCTGGCCGCCGGAGGGCTGTATGCATTCAAGACGATTCCGATCGATGCGTTTCCGGACGTCACCACGATTTTGGTACAGGTGGTCACCAAGGCCGAGGGACTGTCGCCCGCTGAAATCGAACGGTTCATCACCTTTCCGATTGAATTGCAATTGCGTGGAGCGCCGGGGCTGACGGAGATCCGCTCATTTTCCAAGGTTGGAGCCTCCATCATCACGGCTGTCTTTCGCGACGACATCGATATCTATTTGGCGCGCCAGCTCGTCTTGGAAAGGGTCCTCGAGGTCCAAGACCTTTTTCCCCCCGGGGCCTCGTCACAATTGGTGCCGAACTACACTGGTCTGGGAGAGGTGTATCAATTCTACCTGGAGGGTCCGCACGACAATGAGCCGGATCACCGGACGACCGTTGAGGAATTGACCGAGCGACGAACTTTGGTGGATTGGGTGATTCGCCCGCTGCTCAAGGGACTGCCGGACGTCGTGGATGTCAACTCGATGGGCGGCTATGTCAAACAATATCAAGTCGTCGTCCATCCGGGCCTCCTCCGCAAATACGATCTTGCCCTGCATGACGTCTTCGATGCGGTTGCCAAGAACAACGCCAATGCCGGTGGAAGTCTCCTCGAAAAAGAGGAAGAAAAATACATCGTCCGCGGCATCGGTCTGATTCGCACGCTGAACGATATCGGCAATATCGTCTTGCGTGAGGTGGACGGCACGCCGGTATACGTCCGGAATGTGGCCGAGGTGCGGTTCGGCCATGCCGTGCGGCATGGCGCCACCCTGCTCAATGGTTCGCGCGAAGTCGTGTCCGGCCTGGTGCTGATGCTGCGCGGCGGCAATGCGCGAGAGGTAGTGCACGCCGTCAAGGAGAAAATCGACGAGATCCATGACAAACATATCCTTCCGGACGGTCTGCGCATCGTGCCGTACTACGACCGCATGGAACTGGTCAATGCCGCCTTGCATACGGTCTACAAGGCGCTCATCGAAGGCATCATTTTTGTCGTGATCGTCCTGTACTTGTTCCTCGGCAGCATTCGCAGCGCCCTGGCCGTAACGATCGTGCTGATCGTCGCGCCGCTCTGTACCTTCATCGTGATGCGGTACTACGATCTGTCGGCCAATTTAATGTCGCTTGGCGGGTTGGCCATCTCGTTGGGCATGATTACCGACGCCGCAATCATTCAAGTGGAGAATGTCGCCCGGCATCTGTCGGAAGCCTCGGAGGAGGATCGTCGGTCCGTGGAACGTCGGCTCCCGATCGTGCTGAAGGGCGTGGCGGAGGTCCGCGGTCCCAGCCTGTTCGGGGAATTGATCATTGCCCTGACCTTTGTGCCGATCCTGGGGCTCGTGGGGATGGAAGGCAAAATGTTCGGTCCGTTGGCCTTGACGATCATGATGGCGTTGTTCGTATCTCTCTTGTTGTCCTTTACTCTCTCGCCGGCCTTGTGCCTGTTGTTGTTGAAAGGCAGCCACCATGAGGATCCGTTCCTCGTTCGATGGGCGAAGAAGGGCTATCGCCCCATGTTGGACTGGGCGTTCGCGCACCGCCTCCTTTTGCTCGGCGTCGCCGGAGCGATGCTGGCCGGCAGTTTGGCCCTGTTTCCATTCCTGGGCGGAGAATTCATTCCAATTCTGAACGAGGTTGCCATCACTCCTCAAACCATTCGCCATCCAAGCATCTCCCTCGAGGAGTCGATACAAATCGAAAAGGAGATGCAGCGAGCGGTCATGGAATTTCCCGAGGTCACCAAGGTGCTCTCAAAGATCGGCCGTTCCGAGATCGGCAACGATCCACAGGAGCCGAACGCGAGCGATCCCGTCGTCGCGCTGAAGCCGATGGAAGAATGGACCACGGCGGAGACCAAGGCGGAACTGGATCACGCGGTCCGCAAACGCCTGGAACAGATCCCCGGGGCCACGTTCTTGCTGAGCCAACCCATTCAACAGCGCGTCGATGAGCTGCTGTCGGGTGTTCGATCGGAGGCCACCGTCAAGGTCTTGGGAGATGATCTGAATGTGCTGCGAAAAACCGCCGAGCAAATCCGCGGCATCATGAGCGAGGTGCGCGGAGTGGCCGATATCCGCGTAGAACAACTCTTCGGTCAAGTCTACCTCGCGATCGATATCGATCGCGAGAAGATCGCCCGGCGCGGCATCAATGTCGCTCATATTCAGGACATCGTCTCGACGGCGATCGGCATGGAACCGGCCACACAAGTGTATGAAGGTCAAAAACGTTTTGATCTGACGTTGCGCTATCCGGAGCCGTTTCGGAACAGTGTCGAAACTATCCGCAACATTCTGTTGCGCGGCGCCACCGGCACGCTGATTCCCTTGGGCGACCTCGCGCAAGTCGAATTGCGTGAAGGCCCCGCCCTCATCAGCCGGGAGCAATTGCAGCGGCGCATCTATATCGGATTCAATACCCACGGACGGGACATCGGGAGCATCGTCGCGGAGGCCCAAAAGAAAATTGACAAAATAAAACTTCCCTCGAACTATCACATCGTCTGGGGCGGGTCGTTTGAGAACATGCAGCGGGCCATGGCCCGCTTAAAGATCATCGTTCCGATCACGATCGGCATCATGTTTCTCTTGCTCTATGTCTCGTTCAATTCATTCCGATATGCGACTTTGATCATGCTCAATCTGCCGTTGGCATTGATCGGGGGCATCGTCGGCCTCTGGGTGACGGGCGAATATTTAAGCGTGCCCGCCTCCGTCGGGTTCATCAATCTGTTCGGCATCGCGGTGCTGAACGGCATCGTGCTGTTGTCGTACATCGCCCAACTGAGAGAGAACACAGAATCCGCCAAGGAGGCGGCCGTCCAGGGCTGCATGCTGCGTTTGCGCCCTGTGCTCATGACCGCCACGGTCGCGCTGCTCGCCTTGACGCCTCTCGCCCTAGCCACGGGTGTGGGCTCCGAAGTGCAGCGTCCCCTTGCCGTGGTGGTGATCGGCGGCCTCTTGACTTCGACCACGCTGACGCTTCTGGTCCTTCCTATTCTCTTTCCATGGTTCGAGCCGAAACAAAAGATGAGCAAAGGATAA
- a CDS encoding efflux RND transporter periplasmic adaptor subunit, whose product MQITQKPYRLIVLLTLVSLTHGCDAGSNDTPAETSQKSSTEEEALRTVSLDEKAMAERGITVEPVKRQPFRSHRDFPGTIELNRRKVANLTTLVRGRAIEVHVDLGQEVERGTLLATLESREFGDAQSAYLKAKSTLYVVTRAYERAQALLKEDIISVAEGQRREGDMVRAQAELRESYQHLRLMGMSGEQIKELARSRSIHPRIYITAPFQGFVIARNIAVGEVVEVTETMFVVADLSEVWVFANIPEKDISFILNSERTGGRQIGELHVHAYPDEVFRGTVTYVSAVLDVATRTMDLRLELPNPGLKLKPDMYATIRMYSSPTSNALTVPENAVQRDHERRFVFVRIDSGTFEARDVKLGDSNGTQVMVLNGLREGEPVVTNGGFTLKAELTGEEL is encoded by the coding sequence GTGCAGATAACACAGAAGCCGTACCGTCTTATCGTTCTTCTCACCCTCGTGAGCCTGACCCACGGGTGTGACGCCGGATCAAACGATACACCCGCCGAGACATCCCAAAAATCATCGACAGAAGAGGAGGCCCTCAGGACGGTCAGCCTCGACGAAAAAGCGATGGCGGAGAGGGGAATCACAGTCGAACCGGTCAAGCGTCAACCCTTCCGCAGCCATCGCGATTTTCCGGGAACCATCGAATTGAATCGGCGGAAAGTGGCGAATCTCACAACGCTGGTCCGCGGGCGTGCGATCGAAGTGCACGTGGATCTCGGACAAGAAGTTGAACGAGGAACCTTGCTCGCCACGTTGGAGAGTCGAGAATTCGGGGATGCCCAATCGGCCTATCTCAAAGCGAAGTCCACATTATACGTGGTCACCCGCGCGTACGAGCGGGCGCAGGCGTTATTGAAGGAAGACATCATTTCCGTGGCCGAGGGACAAAGACGCGAGGGCGACATGGTCCGCGCGCAAGCCGAACTGCGGGAATCGTACCAGCATCTTCGCCTCATGGGCATGAGCGGCGAGCAGATCAAAGAGCTTGCTCGAAGCCGATCCATCCACCCCCGCATCTACATCACAGCGCCATTCCAGGGGTTCGTCATTGCGCGCAACATCGCGGTCGGGGAGGTCGTGGAAGTGACGGAAACCATGTTTGTGGTGGCCGACCTGTCGGAAGTGTGGGTATTCGCCAACATTCCTGAAAAAGACATTTCGTTCATTCTGAATTCCGAGCGAACGGGCGGCCGCCAGATCGGCGAGTTGCACGTCCATGCCTATCCGGACGAGGTCTTCCGCGGCACGGTGACCTACGTCAGCGCTGTCTTGGATGTGGCCACCAGGACCATGGACCTCCGCCTCGAACTGCCGAATCCGGGCTTGAAATTGAAACCCGACATGTACGCGACCATTCGGATGTACTCCAGCCCGACGAGCAATGCGCTCACTGTGCCGGAAAACGCCGTTCAACGCGATCATGAGAGGCGATTCGTATTCGTGCGAATCGATTCCGGGACGTTCGAAGCTCGGGACGTCAAGCTGGGCGACTCCAACGGCACACAAGTCATGGTCCTCAATGGCCTTCGTGAAGGAGAACCGGTCGTGACGAACGGCGGATTCACGCTGAAAGCCGAATTAACGGGCGAAGAACTCTAG
- a CDS encoding TolC family protein: MLLLLLSGNGQLLLAQDEERSYSLPEVIGLAIDHNPRPAGAIGVIDTQQGLLVQAGAYPNPTIMGRGGQGSIRDTGILGPGAFSEVPPNSVTEYNAQVSQPFEWPAKREARKDAARAGLEGAIVGYDETLLHLRADVKLAFWTLLSTQQSLQLAKENLAIIHDIRRTVDRRVELGETPRFEAIKAEVEVLKAEQRVTREENNVEISRVVLDTLTAGSLGSRYRIEGEFERLPAALERTKLVEDALQQHPTLRRLRKVIEESGRTVDFERQARVPNLTVQGGYWREVGREAVQGGISLPVPIWYQRQGEIASALGTLRREEANLLRVRYDFIRQVNQHFRDATTAGRLVGVFEKGLLRKTQIALQMAQFSFKRGESSLLQVLDAQRVHREIMLDYWQARQDLSIATTQLERFVGGSLYVR; the protein is encoded by the coding sequence ATGCTGCTTCTTCTCCTCAGTGGGAATGGGCAGCTATTACTGGCGCAGGATGAAGAACGATCGTATTCGTTGCCGGAAGTCATCGGGTTGGCTATCGATCACAACCCACGGCCTGCCGGTGCCATCGGCGTGATCGATACACAGCAAGGATTACTCGTCCAGGCCGGCGCCTATCCTAATCCTACTATCATGGGCCGCGGTGGTCAGGGCTCGATCCGGGATACCGGGATCTTGGGACCTGGGGCCTTCTCGGAGGTGCCACCGAATTCGGTGACTGAATATAATGCCCAGGTTTCTCAACCTTTCGAGTGGCCGGCGAAACGAGAGGCGCGAAAGGATGCTGCCCGAGCCGGATTGGAAGGCGCCATTGTCGGATATGATGAAACCCTGCTCCATCTTCGGGCTGATGTAAAGCTGGCATTTTGGACGCTTCTTTCGACACAGCAGAGTCTTCAACTCGCAAAAGAAAACCTGGCCATCATTCACGATATCCGTCGGACCGTTGACCGGAGGGTGGAGCTGGGAGAGACTCCGCGATTCGAGGCGATCAAGGCGGAAGTGGAAGTCCTCAAAGCGGAACAACGAGTGACTCGAGAAGAAAACAATGTCGAAATCAGCCGTGTCGTGCTCGACACCTTGACGGCCGGATCGCTCGGTTCCCGGTATCGGATTGAAGGCGAATTCGAGCGTTTACCGGCGGCTCTCGAACGGACGAAGTTGGTTGAGGACGCACTGCAACAGCACCCCACACTTCGCCGTCTGCGTAAAGTGATCGAAGAGTCGGGCCGGACAGTGGATTTTGAACGTCAGGCTCGTGTGCCCAACCTGACTGTGCAGGGAGGCTATTGGCGTGAAGTGGGGCGTGAAGCGGTGCAGGGAGGCATCAGCTTGCCCGTCCCAATTTGGTATCAACGCCAGGGCGAAATTGCCTCAGCCCTGGGAACATTACGGCGCGAAGAGGCCAATCTTTTACGTGTCCGATATGACTTTATTCGGCAAGTGAATCAACATTTCAGAGATGCAACAACCGCAGGTCGCCTGGTCGGGGTGTTTGAAAAAGGCCTGCTGCGCAAGACTCAAATCGCGTTGCAAATGGCGCAGTTCAGTTTCAAACGAGGGGAAAGCAGTTTGCTTCAGGTGCTGGATGCCCAACGAGTTCATCGTGAAATCATGCTGGATTACTGGCAGGCCCGCCAGGATCTTTCCATTGCGACGACTCAGTTGGAACGGTTTGTCGGCGGAAGTTTGTATGTTCGATAA
- a CDS encoding Slp family lipoprotein, which translates to MNVSIVTMMSMAFLFVNGCNRADVIPERLEGKVDRDLRYSDIKSNPPAHKGKLMLAGGKVLTAKRMKDGTRIEVLQIPLSGDLMPTGRETESKGRFVVIDRGDQVADPTIFDDENKRITVVGEVLDTTTVTIDEVQEQVPQLALKHLTVWDWDRVKSGYVPYYGYGYPYGWGYRGYYGYPFYW; encoded by the coding sequence ATGAATGTGTCGATTGTCACGATGATGTCGATGGCGTTCTTGTTCGTCAATGGATGCAATCGGGCGGACGTGATCCCCGAACGGCTCGAGGGAAAGGTTGATCGCGATCTGCGATATTCCGATATCAAAAGCAATCCCCCTGCCCACAAAGGAAAACTGATGCTGGCGGGCGGCAAGGTGCTGACTGCCAAACGCATGAAAGATGGTACGCGAATCGAAGTGCTGCAGATCCCATTGTCCGGGGATCTGATGCCGACGGGTCGTGAAACCGAGTCGAAGGGGCGATTCGTGGTTATCGACCGCGGTGACCAGGTGGCCGATCCGACCATATTCGACGATGAAAACAAACGCATCACGGTCGTGGGGGAGGTGCTGGACACAACCACCGTCACAATCGATGAAGTACAAGAACAGGTTCCTCAACTGGCCCTCAAACACCTCACGGTTTGGGATTGGGATCGTGTGAAAAGCGGGTATGTCCCGTATTACGGCTACGGTTATCCATATGGTTGGGGATATCGTGGCTACTATGGGTATCCCTTTTATTGGTAG
- a CDS encoding SemiSWEET transporter, with protein MDFTTALGLLAGTLTTIAFLPQVIRIWKSKSAKDLSLAMLGTFTTGVLCWLIYGLMIGSLPIILANAVTFVLAGMNVVLKMKYG; from the coding sequence ATGGATTTTACCACCGCATTGGGGTTGTTGGCCGGAACGCTGACGACGATCGCCTTCTTGCCGCAAGTGATCCGGATCTGGAAGAGCAAATCGGCCAAGGACCTTTCCTTGGCCATGTTGGGCACGTTTACGACCGGAGTCTTATGCTGGTTGATCTATGGACTGATGATCGGCTCGCTACCCATCATCCTAGCGAACGCCGTCACGTTCGTGCTCGCCGGCATGAACGTTGTACTGAAAATGAAGTATGGGTGA
- a CDS encoding amylo-alpha-1,6-glucosidase, whose amino-acid sequence MRINRRSLLRFSLVWPATVPLWSGTLLQAAESKDDRREETLTKARPAMADSLADAIVIKNENVFFVARPDGNVPLANSHGMGLYYHDCRYVNGYEIELAGTKPAHLSASSVQGSIGVFTLTNPRIELADGGILIEEELGITWRRLIDNETPALRDRLLIQNFTLQTLEFPVTLTIQSAFEDLFAVRGLLSKHLGTLHPPSWKGGVLRLSYDGKDGIFRTVTAYCDPPPDKRHGTTAEFVVRLSPRGQQRIEVALVIGESKDRAAALRPTPDPADFSRLDSGLERETQAWMAHVTQVVTNGSALDQLMERSFRGLRVLRTHVGNETFFAAGVPWFVALFGRDSLITAWQMLAYNPRIAEQTLRLLAQYQGTKEDQWRDEQPGKILHELRVGEMANLDAIPHTPFYGTIDATPLFLMLIAEHAAWTGSLSLFHELRAPIDRALSWMDTYGDRHGEAYLAYTSRSKDKLVNQGWKDSGDAIVTAEGKVAAPPLALVEVQGYGYAAKLGIAGLLTRTGDRDRADRLIREARRLRERFNLDFWMEDEGCYALALQADGSHAAVVSSNPGQALWTGIADQDKAERTIKRLMAEDMFSGWGVRTLSSKARAYNPISYHLGTVWPHDNSIVAAGCRRYGQDREPLRIFHGLFDAAYHFHAHQLPELFCGFGREQYEIPINYPVACHPQAWASGTLPCLLTTLLGLTPEAFEKRLRISRPLLPEFLDRLELQRLHVGEAVVDLAFRRGRQGVQVDVVKQRGELDVQVEKGN is encoded by the coding sequence ATGAGGATCAATCGGCGCTCGTTGCTTCGTTTCTCTCTCGTATGGCCGGCCACCGTGCCGCTCTGGTCCGGTACCTTGTTACAGGCTGCAGAATCCAAGGACGATCGGCGAGAGGAAACGCTCACGAAAGCACGCCCGGCCATGGCGGACAGCCTGGCCGACGCGATCGTCATCAAGAACGAGAATGTCTTTTTCGTGGCGCGACCGGACGGAAACGTGCCCTTGGCAAACTCACATGGCATGGGTCTCTACTATCACGACTGCCGGTACGTGAACGGCTATGAAATCGAGCTGGCGGGAACGAAACCGGCTCATCTGTCGGCCTCGTCGGTTCAAGGCTCGATCGGAGTCTTTACGTTGACCAACCCCAGAATCGAGCTGGCGGACGGAGGCATTCTCATTGAGGAGGAGCTTGGCATCACGTGGCGGCGGCTCATCGACAACGAAACTCCGGCGCTGCGCGATCGCCTCCTCATTCAGAACTTCACGCTTCAGACTCTCGAGTTTCCCGTCACGCTGACAATTCAATCCGCCTTCGAGGATCTGTTCGCGGTTCGGGGCCTCTTGTCCAAGCACTTGGGCACGCTCCATCCGCCGTCCTGGAAAGGCGGGGTGTTGCGCTTATCCTATGACGGCAAAGACGGGATCTTCCGTACAGTGACGGCCTATTGCGACCCGCCGCCCGACAAGCGTCATGGAACGACGGCGGAGTTCGTCGTGCGTTTGAGCCCCCGCGGCCAACAGCGAATCGAGGTCGCCTTGGTCATCGGTGAATCCAAGGATAGGGCGGCCGCCCTCCGTCCGACACCCGATCCCGCGGACTTCAGCCGATTGGATAGCGGGCTCGAACGGGAAACGCAGGCCTGGATGGCGCATGTCACCCAGGTAGTCACCAACGGCTCGGCCCTCGATCAGCTCATGGAACGCTCATTCCGAGGGCTGCGAGTGTTGCGCACACACGTGGGAAACGAAACGTTCTTTGCGGCCGGAGTGCCCTGGTTCGTCGCATTGTTCGGACGCGACAGCCTGATCACCGCCTGGCAAATGTTGGCCTACAATCCGAGGATCGCTGAGCAAACTCTGCGCCTGTTGGCACAATATCAAGGCACGAAAGAGGATCAATGGCGGGACGAACAGCCGGGGAAAATTCTTCATGAACTACGAGTCGGCGAGATGGCGAACCTGGACGCGATCCCCCATACGCCGTTCTACGGAACGATCGATGCCACGCCGTTGTTCTTAATGCTGATCGCGGAACATGCGGCGTGGACCGGTTCTCTGAGCCTCTTCCATGAATTGCGGGCTCCCATCGACCGGGCGCTGTCCTGGATGGATACCTACGGCGATCGGCACGGAGAAGCCTATCTCGCCTATACCAGCCGATCGAAAGACAAGTTGGTCAATCAGGGATGGAAAGATTCGGGAGACGCCATTGTGACCGCTGAGGGCAAAGTCGCTGCGCCTCCGCTCGCGTTGGTTGAGGTACAGGGGTATGGGTATGCCGCGAAACTCGGGATCGCGGGGTTGCTCACGCGGACCGGCGATCGTGACCGGGCGGATCGTTTGATTCGCGAAGCCAGGCGGCTGCGCGAGCGGTTCAACTTGGACTTTTGGATGGAGGATGAAGGCTGCTACGCGCTCGCTCTGCAGGCGGATGGGAGCCATGCTGCTGTCGTCTCCTCGAATCCAGGCCAGGCGCTGTGGACCGGCATCGCGGATCAGGACAAAGCCGAGCGGACGATCAAGCGGCTCATGGCCGAGGACATGTTCAGCGGATGGGGCGTCCGTACCCTATCGTCAAAGGCCCGCGCCTATAACCCCATCAGTTATCACCTCGGCACGGTGTGGCCGCACGACAATTCGATCGTCGCGGCGGGATGCCGGCGCTACGGACAAGATCGGGAACCGCTGCGGATTTTTCATGGACTGTTCGATGCGGCGTATCATTTTCATGCGCATCAGCTTCCCGAACTCTTTTGCGGCTTCGGCCGAGAGCAGTATGAAATCCCGATCAACTATCCTGTTGCCTGCCATCCGCAGGCCTGGGCCTCCGGCACGCTCCCGTGTCTCTTGACGACATTACTCGGCTTGACGCCGGAGGCGTTCGAGAAGCGACTCCGCATCAGCCGGCCGCTGTTGCCCGAGTTTCTCGACCGATTGGAACTACAGCGGTTGCATGTGGGTGAAGCGGTCGTCGATCTCGCTTTTCGACGCGGGAGGCAGGGCGTTCAGGTGGATGTGGTGAAGCAGCGGGGTGAGCTGGACGTTCAGGTGGAGAAGGGAAACTGA
- the nhaA gene encoding Na+/H+ antiporter NhaA — MLDALGAAASWLGAQLWHHRLFQATEVYEPFGEAIGLMATLAPQRKEQFSRFGGRVAELLKAGGLARVLCADLTGSAGDVMKIPPWTIGSQTIQAKRSPVSRTVLLPAQYVIHNEVVSGVTLLIAALAALTWANSPWHASYQAFQETMITVSVGRFSLSEDLRHWINDGLMVSFFFVVGLEIKREFVRGELSDARNAALPIAAALGGMVVPVLIFLSIASGEGSRGWGIPMATDIAFALGVLALLGKRIPPHLRIFLLALATVDDIGAIVVIAIFYTAHLSPPALALAALLLGLLLAMRQGGMMRTIAVYLMLVVLFWVAVLKSGVHATIGGVILGALIPAHAPFTRKTFVASAAKRVDHVAEALRHGATERAEAVLGEIEELTRMSEAPLDRLERIVHPWVSFLVLPLFALANAGVALSGSMLREAAASPVTLGVVGGLVIGKLAGIAGFSWLAVQTGIATISKDITWSHLMGVAMLGGIGFTVSLFMTGLAFDEAPLRADAKVGILAASLMAAVMGYAWLYWATKKKSHKTQE; from the coding sequence GTGCTGGACGCGCTGGGAGCGGCCGCCTCGTGGCTCGGCGCTCAACTGTGGCATCATCGATTGTTTCAAGCGACCGAGGTGTATGAACCGTTCGGCGAGGCCATCGGACTCATGGCCACCCTCGCTCCACAACGGAAGGAGCAGTTCAGCCGATTTGGAGGTCGGGTCGCGGAGCTGCTGAAAGCTGGCGGCCTTGCTCGTGTCCTGTGCGCTGATCTCACCGGCTCCGCAGGCGACGTCATGAAAATTCCACCATGGACAATCGGCTCACAAACCATCCAGGCAAAACGCTCGCCTGTTTCCCGCACCGTCCTTTTGCCCGCCCAGTACGTGATTCACAATGAGGTCGTCAGCGGCGTCACGCTCTTGATCGCCGCGCTGGCGGCCCTGACATGGGCCAACTCGCCGTGGCACGCGTCTTATCAGGCATTCCAGGAAACGATGATCACGGTGAGCGTCGGAAGGTTTTCGCTGTCGGAAGATCTCCGGCACTGGATCAACGACGGACTGATGGTGAGCTTCTTCTTTGTCGTTGGTTTGGAAATCAAGCGGGAATTCGTTCGAGGCGAGTTGTCGGACGCTCGAAACGCGGCGTTGCCGATTGCGGCGGCTCTCGGCGGCATGGTTGTCCCGGTGCTCATTTTTCTGTCGATCGCCTCAGGGGAAGGGAGCCGAGGGTGGGGCATTCCGATGGCGACCGATATTGCCTTCGCGCTCGGCGTGCTGGCCCTCCTGGGAAAACGCATTCCACCTCACCTCAGGATTTTCTTGCTCGCCCTGGCGACCGTCGATGACATCGGGGCTATCGTGGTGATTGCGATCTTTTACACGGCGCATCTTTCGCCGCCTGCGCTGGCGCTGGCCGCGCTGTTGCTCGGCCTCCTTCTGGCGATGCGCCAGGGTGGGATGATGCGCACTATTGCGGTGTATCTCATGCTTGTCGTTCTGTTCTGGGTGGCGGTCTTGAAGTCTGGTGTCCATGCGACGATCGGCGGGGTCATCTTAGGCGCGCTCATTCCAGCCCACGCGCCGTTCACCCGCAAGACGTTCGTCGCCTCGGCGGCGAAGCGCGTGGATCATGTTGCTGAAGCGCTCCGCCATGGCGCGACAGAGAGGGCCGAGGCGGTATTGGGAGAGATCGAGGAACTCACGCGGATGAGCGAAGCGCCGCTTGATCGGTTGGAACGCATCGTCCATCCATGGGTCAGTTTCCTGGTTCTGCCGCTCTTCGCGCTGGCTAACGCGGGAGTCGCCTTATCGGGTTCGATGCTTCGAGAAGCGGCGGCTAGTCCGGTGACGCTCGGCGTCGTGGGCGGACTGGTGATCGGAAAACTCGCGGGGATCGCCGGGTTCTCCTGGCTCGCCGTTCAGACCGGAATAGCCACCATCTCGAAAGACATCACCTGGTCGCATCTCATGGGCGTCGCAATGCTCGGCGGGATCGGCTTCACGGTGTCGCTGTTTATGACCGGTTTGGCGTTTGATGAAGCGCCGCTGCGCGCGGATGCCAAAGTCGGAATTTTGGCGGCGTCGCTGATGGCCGCAGTAATGGGGTACGCGTGGTTGTATTGGGCGACAAAGAAAAAAAGTCACAAAACGCAAGAGTGA